The sequence below is a genomic window from Deltaproteobacteria bacterium.
CGTCCTGGGGTCCCTCATCCGCAGCGTCCACGCCCTTGGCCTGGCCAAGGACGACGTGGTTCTGGTGGCCGGCATAGGCTGCTCCGGTCGCATGGCCGTGTATGTGGACTTCAACACCGTCCACACCACCCACGGACGGGCCCTGACCTTTGCCACAGGTATCAAGATGGCCAATCCGAAGCTCAAGGTCATCGTGGTCATGGGTGACGGAGACGCCCTGGCCATCGGCGGC
It includes:
- a CDS encoding 2-oxoacid:ferredoxin oxidoreductase subunit beta, producing the protein MAQETQLIHQYLRHDKKFPHVYCPGCGHGIVLGSLIRSVHALGLAKDDVVLVAGIGCSGRMAVYVDFNTVHTTHGRALTFATGIKMANPKLKVIVVMGDGDALAIGG